From a region of the Vicia villosa cultivar HV-30 ecotype Madison, WI unplaced genomic scaffold, Vvil1.0 ctg.000684F_1_1_3, whole genome shotgun sequence genome:
- the LOC131630462 gene encoding uncharacterized protein LOC131630462 — MDTPLLVTQIPITTKELHLFYRIDRELLCFLIFKLHYEVTQSLLVMALWLWLEKIGYHNLIHKVASLQGTLINAIVVEAITCLQFLERDNPPIPIGGGLPLTKMLIKKDISLEMFISKRYTAMTGIKIVLNETCARVFNDVLQIVLKRKNIIETRGSSSTTSRTHALNMPLILPGFPHPLFGSFDLLPRNENTSLSDESIWIQKKPYDDATNDDKSLFLTFSRGFPVSEMEVRYLFTANYGDCVQRLVMGGNHVKNDQPLFAIMILKMVEIVDQILAGKRVAKLQINGKHIWARKYEPRL, encoded by the coding sequence ATGGATACACCTTTACTTGTCACACAAATTCCTATCACCACAAAAGAGCTTCACTTATTTTATCGTATTGATCGTGAGCTACTTTGTTTTTTGATCTTCAAACTTCACTATGAAGTAACTCAATCTCTTTTAGTCATGGCACTATGGCTATGGCTTGAAAAAATCGGGTACCATAACCTTATCCATAAAGTAGCATCTTTACAAGGTACCCTTATCAATGCCATTGTTGTTGAAGCTATAACTTGCTTGCAATTTTTGGAGAGGGATAACCCTCCTATCCCAATTGGAGGTGGTTTACCCTTGACTAAAATGCTCATAAAAAAAGACATCTCTCTTGAGATGTTCATCTCGAAAAGGTATACGGCAATGACTGGCATTAAAATCGTTTTAAATGAGACGTGCGCTCGAGTTTTTAACGATGTTTTGCAGATAGTTTTGAAAAGGAAAAACATAATCGAAACACGGGGTAGTAGTAGTACCACATCACGAACTCACGCACTCAACATGCCTTTGATTCTTCCAGGTTTTCCTCACCCTTTATTTGGCAGCTTTGATTTGTTACCAAGAAACGAGAACACCAGCTTGTCTGATGAAAGTATATGGATTCAAAAGAAACCCTATGATGACGCTACGAATGATGATAAATCCTTGTTTCTCACATTTTCTAGAGGGTTCCCTGTGTCGGAAATGGAGGTGAGGTACTTGTTCACAGCTAATTATGGGGATTGTGTGCAACGTTTGGTCATGGGAGGAAATCATGTCAAGAATGATCAACCTTTATTTGCAATTATGATTTTGAAAATGGTGGAAATTGTGGATCAAATTCTGGCTGGGAAACGTGTTGCCAAGCTTCAAATCAACGGAAAACACATTTGGGCTCGCAAGTACGAGCCTCGTCTCTGA